TTGTGAACCATTTACCTAAACACAAAAACGAGTGGACGGTTAAATAGGCTGATGAGTTTGTTACGCTTTGACCATTACTACGAAACCGATTAAAAACGCGGAATTACAGACttagatataataaatactAAAGCAGAAGGAAATCTTGAATGTTGATATTTTAAGACTTAGTTTAGGTAAATTGGGCCAAAACACAGAAAAACTTTATATCATGAGCTGAAAGACTCAAAGCTATCTTGCATTTTCGACAtaaatgacaatatatatatatacctgatTCGTCGTTATATCTTGCATCCACGAAAAATGATTCAACTGGGAATGTTTCATAAAGACGTTCTAATATTTCATCGTTTTCCAATATTGCTAGTTGACCACCCTAAGTAACATAAATATCACTAGTACAAATTTTCGctatataaaaatgtaaaaaatacagTAACAGACATTTGGTGAAGGACGCCACCGTTAGGAATTGTAGGTCACTTCTTACTGTTTACGAATTTGGCAgaatattgaatttgagtatGCCTTCAATTACATATAATCTTTACAACTTTAAAAGTAGCAAACGCATGTAGGCTACTTTGAGATATATACTAGAAAGAGACGAAATTCGAACACATTTTACGTTGCTGTGCCCTTTGTTGGCTGTCCGACTTCTTCCTAATTATGACATTGACCATGCGTagaaatcagaaatataaaccaTATACGTTGTGACAAACTGCATCTAAAATAGTGTTAAACATTGTCTACACGAAATATACTGAAAAATAATCGAGTTTACGAATTTTTGTACGTAAAATCTCCCGGATTAACTGGAATACAGAGTCTTGCGCGCGTCGCCATCCGGTTAGAATTGTAATTACGTACCTTTTCCTCGCATTTGTCCACAGCATCTGTGTAGTTCAACCTATCTCTTTCTAATACATAGCATTGACTTCCATTTGACATTCCCCCCAATGGGCAACCTATTCTCCAGATTTTGTCGACTTCACTTTTGAGCCAGATTGGACTTTCTACAGTTTCTTCCAAAAGTTCGGAATTTTGACCGGCAATCGTTTGCAAACTCTTTATTTCTTGGTTTACGGTTTCTGGAGcacaacaaaaatttaattaGTCCCTATAACGAAGAATGGTGCTGTTAGTTCGCTCGAAGGGATCGAGCGGAATTGACAAACATCATTGTTCCTAAATTCAACTGAGCATTGCTCAAATACATAGAGATGTCGGACGAAACGAGGTAGTACCGGTATCAAATCTTTCTCCGTATACCGGTAGTCTTCTAGACTTTGACCGACTACCAGATCGCTGCAAATTCGATCGCGGAAGCGCCGCAAGGTgcgcattttttttaaattttgttgacGTCATCATACAAAATCTCAAAGTGAAAAATGAAACTCATAGAGCCCACCACAGaaagttttcgaaataaataggAGTAATAGCATTCCAGCGATAACGATAATCTCAGCCATATTAAAACCATTAattcagtagttaatgagaaagcGTCCATTTTTCCCAACAACAAGAAAAggaagaaaaatactaacaaatGAGCTTTGGGTATCGCTGCTTAAACAACGAGCCTTCGACCCCACGGCTTCGCCTCCTTCAGTAAAATGTGTATTCAGTTTCATTCCTTTGAACTtttcatgttatttttttactgGACTGAAAAATTGAACTTGGCTACgactcaaatatgtggacatgAAGgcgaaaataaaacaaaatacagacATCACGCTTGGCTAATTAAAATCCATGAATAGAAATTAGTACAGAGTtcaaatatcagatctcataagaaataacaaaaaataatagcctctcagcgacaacaacaatctttactcactgaaattttcaaagcacCTGGTCCAGTAGGAGAAgaataacaaaaacaacatattataacaaaacgatccatatctACACTCCGTGTCCtacaacaaaacgatccaaaGGTCCATTccgtgtccaaaaataaaacGTAATACCGAACATATTATATATGTTGGCATATTCCACATTTCCAATTCTAAGTCCTACAGACTTAAATCGTATTTCGCATCAAGATgctagaaatgaaaaaaatcaggCTGATGATATAGTGATATCTTTATACTGACCTGCATTTTGGGTGCTTTGGTTGCGAAAATCGaataattgtttgaaatttcccCTACTAGATTTCAAAAGTTTGCTAATTTGCTGTTGATGTTTTGCAACTTCAGATCCGAGATATCCTATCTGTAGAAAAATTCAATAACCGTTGTCGGAAATATTCAAAAggtaataataacaaaatgtagTATATATACCAACAAAATGCACAGCAATAACTCAAACTAGTGCGAAAAAATCTTAAAAGTTGTTTACAAGTTAGCCCGGGAAACATTTCCGTCCCAGGGCCCCCCTTCGTTGTCATTAGGCCATAATGTAGTTCTGTCTTTTTGGTTACAGAAGTTAAATATAGTTTAAaattctgtatttttatttaaatacattataataaAGTTTGTGAccctgaaatatattttttcttccgACCACCAAAGTGTTCATTGACGCTGACCTCCCATTTGAacttatttattctaaaattaaacTATACATAGATTCGAGAATAAATTTTTCTATAATGCGACTTACCACAGAAATTGAAATAAGGTGCAACGAAAACGAAACTGCAACAAATGCAAGAAATATAATCCTTATCTTAGACTCGATCATCTTAGAAATCAACAAAAACGCGAACGAGAATCATTTTTCGAAAGATGTTTGGAAATTAAACCTCCTGCCTCCCACAACCTTCCACTTTTAAAGTAACGGATACGCCAATAACAGTTCTAAATTGTAGTAACTGAATGCGGTTTACGATATAAATTCGCGTGTTTCGATGGTTATTATGAACTCTTATCGACGTCATCCAATCAAGTACTGAAGTGTGGCATGGTACTTAACGCCAGATAACACCAAATCGATtccaaatttataatattaactaCTTCAACGTCGTGGAATTTGTTTATAACAGTCTACTATTTGGCCAAATATTATATTGACGGTAGCGTGAGTGCCTCCTTAATTTCTGCATGAAATGATTGCCACATTCAAATTACGACGGACCCACAACTTCTATTTCTGTGTCAATTACAAGTAACAGCTAGCGTGTTTGGCAAGCGAAGCACACACAACGGGCATGTGCTTCCGCGTATGCTGGTTAGCACAAAGCGAATGCAATCAGTCATTGTTACTACACCCCCTGTGTGGGTaatgaaaaaactttttgtttttatacatTGAAAGAGGTCGTTCGACGACCACAAAAATTTGTTTGCTGGTTGCAGTTTGCCGAGCACTGTTTTGATAGCGGATACGCATGTCAGATATGTATCAGATAATCACTCGTAATAAGTaagaaattataaataaataatcaagaAATTATAAATATGTTTAACGACATGTTACGGTTGGGTATTTTTGATTGTAAGATAACACAAACACACATCAGTAATAGGCAACGTTCGAAAAGTGCTCCGAATAAAAACGTGtgcaaaatatagaaaatcacATGTTATGTTGTAAGAAATCAATATAGAATTAAACGTACGTAGTCATTATAATGCAAGTTTTTATAAGTTGCGGGTGAAGACAGTATAAAAAGAGGATGATGTAGCATACATCCACAATAAAATAGGAACTATTTCAAATTACAAACTTTCAAATGGTAATCTTTGTTGATTGGCATTTAATTGTTATTTCGAGATATGATTATGACTGGTTAGGTCCAGGTCGTACCCTATCACAAAGGTATGCAAACGAGGGTTGGCAACATTACCACAAAGCGTCAGTATCAAATTCCAGAATGTCTTTTATTAAAACCAGACACTTTGGTCCCAAAAAACCGTCGACAGGCTAATAAATAAGGGTCATAAACAAGTTGGAAAAAATGTTCAACTCGCTCGTTGGGACGCTCGACGTTGAGAAGTAACGCAACTAATGTTGTCATGATCCTACTGCGAACTCAGATCTTAAAAGCGATCTTAGTGTTTAGCACGATAACACTGACGACACGTTACcatactttcagtaaatttattGAGTGCATCAAGGCAGTAAATGTTAGTCTACTACATGAGAAATCACTCTGATTCTCACAGCAAAAACGTTTTTGCTCTCATTAATACTAATTAATATAAATTCCTCTGCTTctattaaaatttattcttaACTGACCATCTGTCATTTTTAttctattataaattttttgtttaaactgaaaaatattatatttgtaatGTAGTATAGTAATTCCATAGCCCACCATCTGCCTTTATTCCTACAGAATTTGCGATTGGTAATTtcgtaatatttattttttgtttcaagatTTAAATTTTGAGTTCCTGTTGACGATGTCAATATACACAACTAGACACGATTTATACAAAGCGAACAATGCAGAATACAcgcacaataaaatatgaactgTTAGAAATTATGGtcttacttgaaaaaaaaacataacatcATTAATTATTGCAATTTAATTGTAATTTAGAGATATACTTATACTGGTTAGACCCAGGTCGTATATATCCTATCACAAATGTATCCATACAAGAAAAAGCAAAGAATGTTTTCCAATAAAACGAAACATTTTATTTGCAAAAATGCTAATTGCTAAAAAATACATCGTCATATTAATAAAATCCattgaaatgtttaattttATCGTTGATTCGCGGAGAAGTACGGTAATGAAATGTTGAAATAAGTTTACTGCGAAATCAAGTCCCAAAAGCGATCTCGGTGTTTAAAGTAGTAAAACTGATGATACGTTACCACAACAAGCTGGTCAATGTATGTCTACCTCATGCAAAATCACTCTTATTTCCACATCAAAAACCCTAATCTCATTAGTCTATATTAAACCTGCCTGCCTTGCGTTTAATGATTCCTTCTTCAAATACAGAGGAGGAATCGCCTGTTTTGCTTCCTTCTGTTAAACAAGACCTCATATTTTTTGACTGGTCATCTGTCATTTCAATACACTACAAATTTTTCTG
The sequence above is a segment of the Styela clava chromosome 7, kaStyClav1.hap1.2, whole genome shotgun sequence genome. Coding sequences within it:
- the LOC120328864 gene encoding uncharacterized protein LOC120328864 isoform X2 — encoded protein: MIESKIRIIFLAFVAVSFSLHLISISVIGYLGSEVAKHQQQISKLLKSSRGNFKQLFDFRNQSTQNAETVNQEIKSLQTIAGQNSELLEETVESPIWLKSEVDKIWRIGCPLGGMSNGSQCYVLERDRLNYTDAVDKCEEKVNGSQVKGQKRHFYLSG
- the LOC120328864 gene encoding uncharacterized protein LOC120328864 isoform X1, which encodes MIESKIRIIFLAFVAVSFSLHLISISVIGYLGSEVAKHQQQISKLLKSSRGNFKQLFDFRNQSTQNAETVNQEIKSLQTIAGQNSELLEETVESPIWLKSEVDKIWRIGCPLGGMSNGSQCYVLERDRLNYTDAVDKCEEKGGQLAILENDEILERLYETFPVESFFVDARYNDESGKWFTSKGTEATFLPQWMSEPQYSSNGSCIYVHRKSFNRWHCYALMFYLCAF